A stretch of DNA from Geitlerinema sp. PCC 9228:
AGCGGGCGTTTTTTTTACAATCAAACCGTGGCAAAATAAGAATAGGTGAATAATGTTTGGGCGTTCGTGTAAGTTCAATTTGGGATTGATGGCTAACCAGAAAACGAACCAGCAAATTTTTTACGGAAATGGAGGCAATCTATGAAAATTGGGATTCGATTTTTTGTGGGAACAACGGTAACCGCCATCCTACTTGGCGGTGTTGTGAGTGGCCAAATGGGTGGTCAACAGACGGCTATGTTTAGAGCCAATTTACAGCGAACCGGAGTGTATCCCTCAGGAGGTCCAACAGAACGAACGCAAATGGTGTGGAAGTTTGAAACTGAGTACAGTGTGCTTTCCTCTCCAGCAGTAT
This window harbors:
- a CDS encoding PQQ-binding-like beta-propeller repeat protein — encoded protein: MKIGIRFFVGTTVTAILLGGVVSGQMGGQQTAMFRANLQRTGVYPSGGPTERTQMVWKFETEYSVLSSPAVSGDVVYFGSVDENLYAVDINTGQELWSFETEYRVFSSPAVS